The genomic region ACCGCTTATCATAATACATATTTCTGTGATTATTAAATTGTCACCCCCTGAGaactgcctggtggtccagtggttagaactctgcacttccactggcatggggtacaggtttgatccctggtcagggaactaagatcccacatgctgcagggggGAAGAAAAATTGTCACTCTCACTGGATTGTAAGCAAGGTAAGCCCAAGGCAATGTCAGTCACTGCTGTCTCCCTAACGGCACAGAGCCGCCTTGAGCCCAGAGCAGGCTCAAGGGAATGCATGTTGAATTGACGAATGAATGAGagatgaaagaaaggaagcaTTAGAAACCAGAGGTAGAACCCTGAGCAGAACAGAAGCTCTCCTCTTTACTTGGCTCACTTTCTTACAGTCCTCAGATCCATCCTGGCTAAGCCATCTCCTCCATGCAGCCCTCCCTGATCTTCTCCCTAGACACCACTTTCCCTGGTCCCAATCCCCCAGCCCTGTCCACTCTGAACGGTGAGCTCCAGGAAAGCAGGGCCAAGGCTATCTGTCATCACTGTGTCCCCAACATCACAGGGACAAAACCTGACATACAGTAAGCCCTCAATCAAAGCctgctgaataaatgaacagatgtCTGTGCTACAGGCTACAGCGAGGGCCACCATAGAGCCCCGGAAGTGCCTAGAGCCTCTGAGAGAAGTGATGACGTCTTCAAGGATGAGGAGGAGCCTCAGTGGGATCTTGAAAGGCAAGGGTGCTCTTGATGAATGGAGAAGGGAAACACTCTTACAGGAAGGGTGAGCCCAATGAGTAAAGAGGTTGAGGCCTGAAAGGTCTTGTGCTCTTTGGGGAAATCTTGATTTTCTGCCGTGGCTAAGCAGAGAGCGTGGGAGTTTGGCCCTTGGCCTCCAGGCAGTGGGAGCCCTTGGAGCTtggcaggcaggggaggggccaCTCAGACAGGAACTCCAGACAGGACCGTGGCCGACAGCGGAGATGCTACCCCAGCAGTCAGGAACCAGCTGGGAGAGGAGCTTCCAGATCAGAGCAGATGGGGCAGGAGTTGGACAGCTTAGACATCCACAGTGGGACGCAGAGGAGGGGGCGGAGTCCTGAGCTGTTAGGCCTGGTGGGTAAAAGTCAGcagaaaaccagcttcaacaCTGAATCCTCTCCTTCCCTTAATCCACATCCGAAAACGAGGACTGATAGTGGCACCCACCTTGGGGGGCTGGGGGTTCAAAAGCCCAGCCCTGTGCTGCCATTCAGTGAGCTGAGGGGCCAGAACAGAGGCCGGGAGAGGAggcacacccccaccccagggaatcTTACCTGGATAggcaggggtggggctggagggtgCGCCCTTGACTCCTGCCTGAAACACAACCCCTCCACAGCAGGTCCCTTGAGTTGGTTCCTGTTGAGGCAGATTTGGTAACCAAGGCCGGACCCCCATCTGCTGTTGCTTGACCcgttttctggtttgttttggTACAAGTCAACATGTTTATTATTAAATTCAAGCGATACAATATGACTCTGGCAAGACTGCTATAAAAGTTTCTAAACTTCCTCAATTTTTGTCCAGTAttacatgggtttttttttttcaaattgtggtaaaatacccATAACacaaaatgtaccattttaaccatctcaaaatgtacaattcagtgacatttgGTACGTTGACGACATTGTACAACCACCATCACTCTCTAGTTCCAGGATATTTTCATTCCCCCAAAAGGAAACCCCCTACCCATTAAGCAGTCATCTTGATCTATTTTCAACTCTCACAGCCACTCCTTCAAATGAAACAAAGTGACTTGGTGGGGTGGCGGGGGAGCGTGGAACAATGTCATAACAATGgagaaaagttttgttttcaaGCCACGTGTGCTCAGATGCCAAAGACAACAAACACCAATAGCCACGGCAATAGCAGCAGTAACAGTAACACATACTGTGGGCTTTACTCCAGGTCTTATGCTAAATTGCTTTTTAATGATTAAATTGAATAATTTAATCCTCAGCACAGCCCTGTAAATTAAGTACTAGATTACGATCACCGATCACCATTCTACACGAAAGGAAACCAAGGGAAACTCACTAACCCCATCTGgattaaggaaataaaaggataaaccagggaattccctggtggtccagtggttaggattccacgcttccactgcaaagagccctgggtttgaatggggaactaaaatcccacaagctgcacaacacagccaaaaaaaaaaaaaacaaaccagctcCACCTGCAGGCTGTTTGTTCTCCTCGCTGTGTGCCCTGGGGCTGGTGATTGCCTCCTCGGGACCTTGATTCCAGCCTATGTAGAGTGGCTCTAATAATAGCAGGCTGGAGCGAGGAGGGTGCAACTCACGAGGTGGAGGACTCACTTTAGCCACCGTCTTTATAGGAAGCTCTTGCCTCATCTATTCTtccacccacccccactctcATCCCGCCCAGGGGCAGAATGATTGCTTTAACCCTGAAGCAAGTGGGAAAGTGGAACCAGGGCTGGGGAGAGTCTGGGGGCTTTCCCATtcacctcctcccaccacccGAAGCACCACTTCCTTTCATGCTCACTCTTGGAAAACCCTTGAGTTTGGTGCCTAAAGGCAGGGGATGGCTAATGAGGAGAGAGGGGTGGATGGCTGGAAAAGCCCCGGCTATCAGAAGGGGAATTGAAGGCTGGAAATCACCCTAGAGGAGTCCCAGGTGAGGTTGAGACTGGTttgtgtccccagcacctggTAGATTCAGGGCccactatttgttgaatgaatgaatggatgaatgacatTTTTGCGAGGGTTCCAAGGACACAGGGGGTGCGGTCAGGCTCTGCAGGGGCAGTTGGGGGGGGGGCAGCTGTTTATCCAGGGATAGGTACAGGACTTAGGTCTGAGTCCTTGGGCCGTCCCTGGGTTCTGTAGCTCTCACCCCTTCATTCTCCAGCCTCTCCTGCCACCCGCCGTCCACATCTTGCAACTCACCAAGCCATGCAGTTTTTCCCAAGCAACTGTCCAGTGGTGTCACTCCCAAGGCAACAGTCGCCCCTTCTcccctggtggggtggggggtggaccaGGCCTCCCAAGTTCAATGGGGAATCgggaaggaaagggaggcagGGAAATTGTCAGGAAATCCCAGGTTTCatgaggcagagagagggtgGCTCTTGGGCCCCCTGCCTCCCCGCAGAGCCGGGCTCAGGGCTGTCTGCTGGGGCCTTGGGGTGGGCATCAGGGGCACCCTGAATGAAGGAAGATCAGAGGCAGAACCCTAACCAGAGCAGACCTGAGCGCACAGAAGCTGCTGGGAACATTTCTGCCTTCTAAATATTTAGACAGTGAGATGGATGGGCAAGTGAGGGCCAGACCAGGCCGGCCAGGCCGCCGGATATTTTGAGACAACTGTTCTTTTTATGTTCCAGGGTAAttcctctccccatctccctcctcccgcAGCCCCTCGTGGCCACCCGGAGAAAGGAGAAATAGCAGCTGATCATCCCCTGAATCCAGAGGGTCCATGTTCCGGCCGGCAGGGCTCCAGGAACCATCTCTGGGCTGATCCGCCCGCAGCCATCGGTCATGTCCCTGAATTTCTGGCAGCTGCGGCCGGAAGACAGGGCGGGAGCTCACCGGGCAGATGTCAGCAGAGGGAGCAGGCTGCCTCAGACCCCGCTTTGGAGGGTGTTCCCACGGTACTGGTGGGTAGCTGTACAGCCGGTAAGGGCCCGCCCTGCCCCTCGCCCCAAGCTGACAAAGGCATCCAGTTCCCCTTTTTCCCCTCAAGAGCAGGGGGGGCACTTGAGTCCTTCCTCCCTGAGGCGGACTGAGAGAGGGACGTCCGAGAGTCGCCTTGGGCAGGCCTCGAGTACAGGCAACAGAACCAGAGCTTCAGCCGCTGGAAGACGGACTTGCGGAAGAGGATAAAGACCCAGGGATCCAGAATGGGGTTGAAGGCATTGAAACGGAAGGCCAGGAGGTCTCCCATCTCACTGCTGTCCGGGGCGATGGCCTGGGTGAAGCCGCGGATCTGAGGGCAAGCAGAGAGTGATCAAGAAAGCACCCCAGGACTCCTCTGCCCCACCCCTCAACACACACCCCATTCTGGACCCCCTCCTCTCCCTTGCTCACTGGCAGAAATGAGGGAGGCGCGGTCTGTCAGAAGGGGAAAGAAATAAGATGAGAACTAAATAAGAAATGCATCCggggcagagggagagaaagcCCCAGGAGACAGTCAGCAAAGCTCTAGGAGGAGAGAGGTGGGGCAGCGAGGCTGGGTCctagagctgtgtgtgtgtgtgtgtcccatcTCTGAGTCCTCCGTCACCCCCTCAAAGGTTTGGTGACTCTCAACTCTAACCCTAGCCCTTGCATTTTGCAGAAAGAGAAGCTGAGGTCCAGACAGTATCAGGAGGACTGGGTGCCACAGGACCAGGATCAGCCCTGCTGCCCtctgggaggggcagggcaggagtTCCTGCAGGAAAGGGGTGAGGCCAGGAGAGCCCAAGGGCACCTACatgggtggggctggagaagtGGGGAGCAGGGTGGCAAGGCGATCAGACCCTggcatcagagaagcccagggtGCAGCCCTGCCTCTGTGTGATCGTGGGCAAAATACATCATCACCCCCCACCCTTTGTAGAAATGCCCACAGAAACTTCATCACATTTCTTGCTAAATGCTTGTGGAATAGATGCATAAGATCATTCTCGAGATGATCAGAGAAGGGATTTCTAAACCACTGAGCACAGAGTAGACAAGTGCAGTATTGAATGATGGATCTTATTAGTCTTGCAGGGGTAGGGGAAGGTTGGTGGGGGGGTAACACTGGCGGAGAGGTGGGGAGCTAGGGATGTGGAAGAGGGGAGACAAGGGTCAGGAAGAGTCAAATGGAGCATAAGCAAGTGGGGAGAAACGTCTCTGTAAAGTTTGGAGTTGTCTGACTGTGGACAAAGTCTCtgacctctttgagcctcagtttccccatccatgAAGTGGGCGCAAACAGTGGCGACTAGAACTGGGCGttgccctcctccccactgcccaccAGAGCTGCCCAGGGGACTCACCGTAAGAGGCAGGGAGCACACAGCCATGATGCCCGTCATGAGAGCCAGCAGAATCAGGTGGTCAACCTCGTCCTCGCCTGCCCGGGGGCCGGGGACCAGCGAGCCCTGGTGGCGCCTCTGCTGGCGGTACATGCGGCAAAGGCTGAGGGTGACGGAGCCGTTGCAGAGGACGATGGCGGCCACCAGCAGGGCCACGAGGCTGGCGTACGCCAGCGAGAAGGCGCAGCCGCCCGGCTCGGCCGAGCGCATgcggatgaagcaccagctgccGGGGCAGTACTGCTGGTGTTGGCCCAGGCCCAGGAAGGGCAGCGAGCAGAAGATCGTGCAGAAGGCGTAGATGGCCGGCAGCGCCAGGCGGGCGCGGCGGGGTCCGTCCAGCTGGGCGTAGAGGTAGGGGTGGCTGAGCGCCAGGCAGCGCTCCACGGCCATGGCGAAGAGGATGAGCGTGGAGGCCAGGCCGAAGAAGGTCATGGCGAAGGCGAAGGCGTCGCACAGCGCCGGGCGGCCCCGGGCAAGGCCCAGCAGCGAGCTGTTGCGGGCGTAGGCCGCGAACACTGCTGGGCTCAGGAAGCACGTGCCCAGCAGGTCGGTGACCGCCAGCCCGGTGACCAGCACAGCGAAGGCCGAGGGGCGCGACTGCCGCCGCGCCCCCAAGATGCCCAGTGCCAGCCCGTTGCCCACCACGCCCGCCACGAACATCAGGGTGCTGGTGGCCGGGCCCACCGAGTCCCGCACGTACGTGAGGTTCCGGCACGAATCTGCCATCCCCGGCCTCCGGCTGCCTCCCGGGGAGGGGGGCTGGAGGGGTTCCCgggaggtggagggtgggaggTGTCGAGGGAAGGGGAGACGGGTCCGCCCCAGTGATGCCCAGCACCTCGCTCCCTGCTCCCTTGGGGTCCTTGGTGCagctggaggcagaggggagTCCCGGGCTACCCTCCGCACTTCTGGGGCAtctatttctctctctgccctctgtctCCCCAGGCTCCCTCCCCGTCTCTCCCTCCTGTTTCTTTCCTTCGCTACCTCTGTCTCTCCGTCTAGTCCTTCCCTTGCCAAGCCCCTAGTTCTCTCTTCCTCTGGCTCTGGCTCTGGCTCAGTCCCCTCCCTGGTCCACTCCCTTCACcttgccttccttccctccctgtctcctccGACCTATCCCCTCCTCTGCATCTCTGCTTCCCCAACCCCTCCTCACCGCACCTCTGCCGACTCTCTCAGCCCCTCTGTCCCCCTTcgctccttctccagggtcttgCTCCCTGGGTCCGGCTCCGAGTGGCAGCTTCTCCAGACTTCCCTCCCTCCTCGCTCCTGAACTCATCTAGACCCGATCGCTCGCCCCGGGcttttcatttcctctctctgCCCCGCCTTCCCTCCCCCTGCTTTCTCCAGAGGCCCCTTGGCTCCCTCCCGCCTTCCCTGGCGCGCTCCCT from Bos javanicus breed banteng chromosome 18, ARS-OSU_banteng_1.0, whole genome shotgun sequence harbors:
- the PTGIR gene encoding prostacyclin receptor, whose protein sequence is MADSCRNLTYVRDSVGPATSTLMFVAGVVGNGLALGILGARRQSRPSAFAVLVTGLAVTDLLGTCFLSPAVFAAYARNSSLLGLARGRPALCDAFAFAMTFFGLASTLILFAMAVERCLALSHPYLYAQLDGPRRARLALPAIYAFCTIFCSLPFLGLGQHQQYCPGSWCFIRMRSAEPGGCAFSLAYASLVALLVAAIVLCNGSVTLSLCRMYRQQRRHQGSLVPGPRAGEDEVDHLILLALMTGIMAVCSLPLTIRGFTQAIAPDSSEMGDLLAFRFNAFNPILDPWVFILFRKSVFQRLKLWFCCLYSRPAQGDSRTSLSQSASGRKDSSAPPALEGKKGNWMPLSAWGEGQGGPLPAVQLPTSTVGTPSKAGSEAACSLC